The genomic DNA ttattataattttcttcaattaatatgtgtttaaaaaatattagagtttaatttgtaaagttaataaatatatagataattattaaaaaaaagttaaaaacttagtgtaaagaaaaatattatatatatatttttttaaatttgaaaatgagtttttgtgttgaaaatgaattattattttatacttaattttgaattaGAGATAGtcttatgtttaatttaaatatgattcAAATTTGTTTCTTATAAAAATAGCAAGTGCTTAGAGAGAGAATTGAGAGAATGAAGAACTCGACAGGGaagaaaaacaaagaagagtttgctgaataatttttcaaatttgtaaatttttctAAGCTCATAGGAAGTTGCCTTGAGCTGTTAGGAACGGTTCTTGAGTCATTGTAAGTTCCAATTCAACTTGTAACCGAGGTATTGAATAAAGattgtttgaaatatatttgagttattaattAGTTGTGTTATTGGTTATTTTCCAATTTGATTGTATAATGATGATTGTGTGATGATTTAGAAACTTTTTAGTggaacataatttaataattcgcctaattttaaattaaaattttaaaaatattagattatcATACAGATTCTAGGTAAGTCCAATAAGCCAAAAGTCTAGTGCAGCCCATTTCTAAGgcaacatatttaataaaaaatatttagttaaatttactattattttttaaaaaagggtTTAACTTATTGATTGAAGATGTAAATTGATAACTTTTAGTTATCTcacatatattataaactaGAACTTGCACATATAGTTTTTTCCCATATTTTTCTACATGCATgctaaacattttaaatatgattttattatttttctaatgccataaccaagaaaaaaaaattaagaattgatCCAATAGATTCTAGGTAAGATAATGAAGATTCTTTAGATATAGGTTGATAGGATGAAGAcgatcaataaattaaattgtaaacaTAACGTTTTCTTTAAATTGGCCAATTCATTCAAAAGCAGAGAATGTCCATTTTGAAATATGCATGTGAGACATAACATTATGTTATTTTCCATATTCTCTAAGACCGAGCTAGAATACATAATCTCTACATTTTTTCATAGCTTTTGAGGAAACAAACTAGTTAACTACtcataatagaaaaaaaaattcgaacAATCccaatattttgtgtttaactcgaataaacaaatttagttaaaatttttgtGTCAAATTTGTTACTGCTTTTGAAAAATTTTGCTACCTTATAATGTTTTGAAAGCTTTTTAGTCTAGAATTTGCAGAAAAAAATAGTATCACAAaacttctttattatatataattttttatttcaataaaaataatgacaATCTGAGTTAAAAACATGTATATAAAAGTGTTCTCAATTTGAtagtaaaattaaaactaaataatattttaatagttaactctatattttaaattataaaaaattcaccactatttgttaaatttattattatgggCTAATGAAATGGAAGGCTCACTAAGAACTGGATCGGTAAGACAACTAGTGGAGACTGAAAGAAGATAGGCCCAAATAATTGGTTGAAAGCCTTATATAAATATGGAAAAACCCTAATCTTTCAGTCTTCGTTATCTTATTGAAGCATTTCGCCTACGATTTTGACAGAGACTGAAAAATGAAGTACAACCCTAGAGTTACTAGCTCTCGCCGGAAGAACAGGAAGGCCCATTTCACGGCGCCTTCCAGCGTCCGAAGGGTCCTGATGAGCGCACCGCTATCATCAGACCTCAGGACGAAGTACAACGTCCGATCTATGCCCGTTCGTAAGGATGACGAGGTTCAAATCGTTAGAGGAACATTCAAGGGTCGAGAGGGAAAGATCGTGCAGGTTTACCGGAGGAAATGGGTTATCCACATCGAAAGAATCACAAGGGAGAAGGTAAACGGATCGACTGTTAACGTTGGTATCAATCCGTCCAAGGTTCTCATCACTAAGCTCCGCCTCGACAAGGACCGTAAGTCTCTTCTTGACCGCAAGGCAAAGGGTCGCGCTGCTGCTGATAAGGACAAGGGCACCAAGTTCACAGCTGAAGATGTCATGCAGAACATTGACTAAATTTGACCTTCCGGTTGAGGTTCTTTCTTCtagcttgtttattttttatctcaaaattagCAGAAACCCTAATgagtctttgattttatttttgttattttgataaGAAACGACTGTACTTTCAGATTTTGGGTTCATTTGTCTCAgagtttttatatttcatatatgtTTCTTACTTATTTCTTATTGTTTATCTGATCATGAGTCTTTACTTGAATTTGTTTTGGGTATTCATTTCACAAGAATGATTATATGATCCTGACATTTATGAAGTTGGTATGGAGCTTATCTTGAAGTAAATAGGGtgcattcattattaaaaatatcaaactgaAATCTAAGTCATTGTAATTGGATGTTGATGTAATAGTTTCAGTTCTCATTTTGTTGTGCTAGCTATCAAATAAGTCAGTATTAAAGCTTTGAGAAATATATTGAAGTAAATGATCCTTTAGAATCCTCAATTGGCATGCATTTTGAATATCTATTGTTGTGTCCCTTGAACAAGAATGTTAATCGCAACTAGAATCAACAAGAAGGAAGATTTATGGTAGGTAGAAGACAAGAAATATATTAGAGATTGATTGAATCTGAATTGGGTAGAGCAACCGACTTCTCCCCAAGAGCCTTCCAAGGAATCCCCGGGTTTCTGTTGAGCTCCTAATAGCTCTCTTTGATTCATTTTAAAACAGACTTTTCAagtacttaaatattatttaacgaACCATGATCCATGTAGTAACTTTTGAGTCCATTCAATTTGAATCGGTATTTTATCCATTACTTTTTGGACAGTTTATTTGTgaaaatttatttgtgaaaatgTATGTAAAGCCAAAAAATGAGTTACATTTTAAATTGGGTTAAGTTCTAATTGTTCAAGTTAGCTAAGCCCTATCTGGCCACCGCAGGAGCAACGGTTCATGGCCGTTAACTTTTTTAGGAGTTAGCATTCAGAATCTGAATTGATCTTTGAGGAACATTCTTCCTTAGAAATCAGAAATTATTACTCATATTTACCTGTCTGTTACTCTAATCATGTAAAGTTATATATGGTTATCTAATTAACCATTCACTACTACCAACTTAAATTACCAACTTGCAGAAGCTTTTATAATCCCTGTGTATATGCATTGTGGGTAGGGTTTATCTCTTCTATAAGTCAATCCAAATCCAATTTAGCAACTCATAGAgggattttaaattttttttgagtctctttaatttgattttatgattgtgtttatttttttaatgcaaCGACACTATATCTGttttgaattgataaaatagaTCAGAGAATGCAGTAGAGTGTTCTATTCATGGTTTTAAACACTAAATTGTTAATGATGATGAACAAGTTTGCTTAAATGTCAGAAAACAAGGTTGTAgcatttgaaaattaatttgagtttCTATAATTCTTTCTTGCAAGGATTATTCTCTATTCTAGTAAATAGACAAGGGAAAAAAACTTTGCAGTTTGCACATATCTCGTAATCGGCCacaatctgtttttttttaattttaattttaatttcgaTTGGGTTCATTAATTAATAGTAAAAAGGTGCcctacttatttttattttggagatCCACATTTCTGATTtggttatttattatttttattaccaATTATTAGGGGTGTTTATCGGTTTTCGAGTTTTCGGTTCGAattcttcgaatttttattttttttaattaaattcgaAAACtgaaccgatttgaataaattcgaattcggtcggatattcggtttagatCAAATATAGAACATCACTTACCCAtaaaagagttaacaaaataaataagttgttaaagagatcttatctacttaaattataaaaaaatatatataaatcacgCAAGCCTAGCTTAGTGActaacgctaatatatattcgaGAAATGAACGACGAAAGTAAAACAGTGTCGACGACAACAATATATGACGGTTAAAAGGTGTGGACAGCTAGAGAAAGCGGAAAATGAACGAGGGATTATGGATTCAGTGTAGGGATCTAGTAAGAGACCCtgataatttaatatgtaatatgttatatattatataataaaaataaataataaaaatgaattcggttttcggtttggttttcgagttgaaacataAACTCGAAAATTAAACCGAAAACcttatttgaattcgaatcggtttaaaattcgattcgaaaactgaaaatataattcgaattcggtgaatttgaattcggtcggatattcggttcagaccaaatagaACACcttatcaattattaattaatccatCTTCATCTACAATTATGATTTTCTAGCttatttcatgtttttttttgtttttttaagattttgtttgataaaaatataatttatttgagtttttaattattgaaatgattttttaatttaaaatttaaatttaataaaaattaagtaagggtatttttttttaatacttaaaataagtaatttaataattataataatataacaattaatttacaatcaGTTTTGTCCATCTAAACTTTCTTAATCAATATATGCATACATAATTAGGACAATATATGGTTTAAAAAGTGTCATCTTCTTGTTGCCATTGATTTTCACAGAAGTGAAACATGCTGCTTTACTATCTATAGATTTCGGAATTGAAATCTGATATCACCGCaactctaaattatttttgactaacattataattcaattaaataaatatttaaatgttaagtatttagattaaatacattaatttaGTTTTGACAAGGAAGTCACTCACATCAAAGATGGTTTATTTTTGTCAATTCAAATACATTGATGATATTCACCCATCTTAAGTTCAAAGTAAAACTATTAAACAATATTGTCTCTTTTGACTCCTCttctttaaacattttaaacttGATGACCATCAATTGTCTAATCCGTTTATCTGTCGGAGTTTCTACAATGTCTCAGGTTAGTTTTTACTGTCAATTCATGCAAATGTTCTAATCGGAAGCATTTAAGGTATTCTTAGATATTTTCAACATATCCTTCATAATGGaattttcttcttccaaatTCTCACCACTTTCGTTGCCTACTCTGAGGTTGACTAGacaagatattttaataattgttgTTCAACATTGTTGGTGCAATAGGGAAAGACAATAATCATCGACGGGGAGAACTGCACAACAGTGGGCATGGCCACTTCCCACGTTACTTAGGAAGTCGAGCTCAACGGCTTCTAGATCAATACCATCGAGGTTTAAGGTACTTATCTTTTAGAACCTGATTTTTGCATTTACGGGCCACCCataataaatttgatgaacaaaaTGCATTACAATTGGAGAATGGGCCTAGACTTATACGGGATAGGTACTAAGACCCCTATATCTCTAGGCGGTCAAAACAATACAACGGGATTAGGATATGTCCATACCCAGGGGCCAGGGAAGAGGAAATATACACAATCATTCTCGCACCCCCTTCAAAGCCACACTAGTACTAAATGGTCCATTCATTAAAACAGCCGAGAATGTATTGTTATGTGGATTTCCAAAACATTTTTCTCTGCCCAACAACCCGCAAGTGCCTCCATGGCcttgaaatattttatgattgCTCGTTTAAATCTGACGTTCCTATTTCTATTAATAGGCAAGTAGGAGAAGCAGAGTACGAGCTCACTAAAGAACTTGGAGAACTATTCCGAGAGTAGGACAAGCCCGAGCAGCTCAAGAAGCCAACATCAAGCATCCTTCGATCTTGCTCCCAGGAAGCCGTCCCAGACTTGCTAATCTTCTCGGACTCTAATAATTTGAGTGACAAAGATGACACGTTCACATCCAAACGAGTCGCTCGATCTACCAAAGCCCAAACTATTAACACGGAAAAGACTATAATCGAAGAGGTTGTGTCTGAGCGATTCACGGAAGAAGGACATCCAACTTCTTCTTCTACTGCTTCTATCAATTTTCTCATGACCATGTGAGGCATCGATTGAGAGATTGTCCAGCATCATATTCTGTTTTAGACCTGTAAGATCAGCTAATGACCGAAAGTCCTTAACACCTTGACCGAGAGGCTCCGGTACTCAGATTGAGAGCTCTCGAGACTAGGCCGAGGGTCTTTGAACCCGACCGATAAAATGAGACCCAAACCTTAGGACTACGAccctaaggcttgtttggttccacttttcaaaattcaaaattatttttgtaattttgggactccaaaatattttctaaaaatcccaaacaattataaaatgtattttaaatatttttgagatatttccatAAATCTTTTTTAACAAgggcttgtttggtgtttatttctataCACCAACGCCTTAAAAAATGCCTAatattctttaggtatttcCACCCTAATTATCATCCACAACAGGTATccgcatttaaatattgatgtttcagtttttttttttagggaaaaaggatttagcgtcatttcattaaaaattcccaaaaatgggaaaaaaactcaggagtttaagagatcattctagacaggcctaaaatgattttgaagtcgtaacattctgaataaaagctaaaaagctaaaaacgtaaatgaattatctaattacattgttttcaattctagtgagtttaaaaaacggtaaattccagtttttacaaatattatagttctgctccgtgcttggaattcttgtccacgttcccatgagggcgctgcaatccgatacaatatctttccataactcttcaacgctcctttaaataaacactaaacataatttaaataacactaAACATAGAAGAATGACTAGGACtaaaagaataattggttaaaactcaaacgttatacaaccgattttcaaaaattcaattttataagtagagaccgttttcaGACGGGTACGGAGGACGAAACGCGAAAactctttcccgagtatcaccaaacttcgaactAGAAacgaaactctggtataaaatacgtttgtacatgtacatctttttattaatttttctaaaatcaattgttgactctgtcttcaaataaataatatttcttaaattaattaatttaaaaaacggatttcaaattaaatcgtcctttgattataacaaatccctagattattaaagtttgaataaaattaattatttttacataattaattttaaaagctgacaaatactatcaaaatcttttcaaataatgttttattttaaaagatatctAACACGCAAATCAATGTTGAAACCATCGAACCTAAGCCACCCCAGTTCTCCCGTATTGCCACGTATTACTTTTCTACTTACATAATCTTTAGTTATAGACAATAAAATTAAGATCATTATCTAGACTTGCAAACATAAAGTAATatacatcatcatcaacaaataaggatattgttggaattaaactaattccattatttaaattaaaatgatattttggaaaatgaaattcacacgaaattcaaatgtgaattattggtaaaatttaatttaaatgaaattcacaccaaattcaaatatgaagtaattgtgaaatttaatccaaatgaaattcataccaaattcaaatgtaaaataatgtgaaattaattcaaaagaaattcacaccaaattcaaatgtgaattaaggtaaaattaattcaaatgaaattcacatcaaattcattgtgaattaaggtaaaattttatttttttgggaaaattatttaaggtgaaatttaattcaaatgtaAATGAATTTTGCGAATTGTTACGATTAACATTAATGTATTGAATGATGAAATGAACAAATGGTTTTAATTgctattgtaactacaaaatacttattgttggatgtaacttgcaaagatgatgaaaaggcaaACAAGGATAATCGTTGGATggatggatgatggattagtggtcgttggattaaataattgattatgagtttaattttcaactataaatatcccttcaccctgtattcctctccacacattat from Impatiens glandulifera chromosome 9, dImpGla2.1, whole genome shotgun sequence includes the following:
- the LOC124914628 gene encoding 60S ribosomal protein L26-1-like; its protein translation is MKYNPRVTSSRRKNRKAHFTAPSSVRRVLMSAPLSSDLRTKYNVRSMPVRKDDEVQIVRGTFKGREGKIVQVYRRKWVIHIERITREKVNGSTVNVGINPSKVLITKLRLDKDRKSLLDRKAKGRAAADKDKGTKFTAEDVMQNID